One region of Verrucomicrobiia bacterium genomic DNA includes:
- the hypF gene encoding carbamoyltransferase HypF → MLRGAVQGVGFRPFVHRLATTLGLCGWVHNSLQGLTAEVEGPAPAVQQFLLRLAPECPPAARIHSCESVLLAPAGYTGFEIRPSDTAGEPLALILPDLATCAECRRELLDPANRRYRYPFINCTHCGPRFSIIEDMPYDRPRTTMRHFRMCPACQAEYENPADRRFHAQPNACPVCGPELALWSPAGAVLAEKEAALQQAEAALRAGQILALKGLGGFHLLVDARNPEAVARLRQRKHREEKPLALMFPALAQVEQLCEVHPLEARLLQSAEAPIVLLRRRARGEVAENVAPGNPWLGIMLPYTPLHHLLLADLQFPLVATSGNLSDEPICTDEHEALRRLAGLADLFLVHNRPIARHVDDSIVRVMLGRELVLRRARGYAPLPMTLRTPLPPLLAFGAHLKTTVAVAAGRHVFLSQHLGDLETAEARAAYQRAVADLPRLLRQPPQLAVCDLHPDYVSTQLARQSGLPCRAVQHHVAHVAACVAENEVEAPVLGVSWDGTGYGPDQTIWGGEFIHLHAGRWRRVGHLRPFPLPGGEAAVREPRRAALGVLFALWGDAVFERAADPLRAAFQPAEWPVLRAMLARGLNCPRTTSAGRLFDAVAALIGLRQRAHFEGQAAMELEWAAAPWTGQAAYPLALHEEDGLLLADWGPMVEAILQAVRAGLPTAQIAGTFHQSLVNLIVAVAQRAGLEHVALTGGCFQNQRLTEGAVQALRAAGFRPLWHQRVPPNDGGLALGQAVLGAQTENQ, encoded by the coding sequence ATGTTGCGGGGCGCGGTGCAGGGCGTGGGCTTCCGCCCCTTTGTGCACCGGCTGGCCACCACCCTGGGCCTGTGCGGGTGGGTCCACAACTCCCTCCAGGGCCTGACGGCCGAGGTGGAGGGTCCCGCCCCCGCCGTCCAGCAATTCCTCCTGCGGCTGGCCCCCGAATGTCCGCCCGCCGCGCGCATCCACAGTTGCGAAAGCGTGTTGCTGGCCCCCGCCGGCTACACCGGCTTTGAAATCCGCCCTTCCGACACGGCCGGCGAACCGCTTGCCCTGATCCTTCCGGACCTCGCCACCTGCGCCGAGTGCCGCCGCGAGTTGCTGGATCCGGCCAACCGCCGTTATCGTTATCCGTTCATCAACTGCACGCACTGCGGCCCGCGCTTCTCCATCATCGAGGACATGCCCTATGACCGGCCGCGCACCACCATGCGGCATTTCCGCATGTGCCCCGCCTGCCAGGCGGAATACGAGAATCCCGCCGACCGCCGTTTCCACGCGCAGCCCAATGCCTGCCCCGTGTGCGGCCCGGAGCTCGCCCTCTGGTCCCCCGCCGGCGCCGTCCTCGCCGAAAAAGAGGCGGCGCTCCAGCAGGCTGAAGCCGCCCTCCGCGCCGGTCAAATCCTGGCCCTTAAAGGACTGGGCGGCTTTCATCTGCTGGTGGATGCGCGCAACCCGGAGGCCGTGGCCCGGCTGCGCCAGCGCAAGCACCGCGAGGAAAAACCGCTGGCGCTCATGTTTCCCGCCCTCGCCCAGGTGGAGCAGCTTTGCGAGGTCCATCCCCTCGAGGCCCGCCTGCTCCAATCTGCGGAGGCCCCCATCGTCCTGCTGCGCCGCCGCGCCCGCGGAGAGGTGGCCGAGAATGTGGCTCCGGGCAATCCCTGGCTGGGCATCATGCTGCCCTACACGCCCCTCCATCATCTCCTCCTGGCCGATCTCCAATTCCCCCTCGTCGCCACCAGCGGCAATCTCTCGGATGAACCGATTTGCACGGATGAGCACGAGGCCCTGCGCCGCCTGGCGGGCCTGGCCGATCTCTTCCTCGTCCACAACCGGCCCATCGCCCGGCATGTGGACGATTCGATTGTCCGCGTCATGCTCGGCCGCGAGCTGGTCCTGCGCCGCGCCCGGGGTTATGCGCCGCTGCCGATGACTCTGCGCACCCCTCTGCCGCCGCTGCTGGCCTTCGGCGCTCATTTGAAAACCACCGTGGCCGTGGCCGCCGGCCGCCACGTGTTTCTGAGCCAGCACCTGGGCGACCTCGAAACCGCCGAGGCCCGCGCCGCCTACCAGCGGGCCGTGGCCGACCTGCCGCGCCTGCTGCGCCAGCCGCCTCAACTGGCCGTGTGCGATCTGCACCCGGATTACGTCTCCACCCAACTGGCCCGCCAGTCCGGCCTCCCGTGCCGGGCGGTTCAGCACCATGTGGCCCACGTCGCCGCCTGTGTCGCCGAAAATGAAGTGGAGGCCCCCGTGCTCGGCGTCTCCTGGGACGGCACCGGCTACGGCCCGGATCAAACCATTTGGGGCGGCGAGTTCATTCATCTCCACGCCGGCCGGTGGCGGCGTGTGGGACACCTGCGCCCCTTCCCCCTGCCGGGCGGCGAGGCCGCCGTGCGCGAACCCCGCCGCGCCGCCCTAGGCGTGCTCTTTGCCCTGTGGGGCGATGCGGTGTTTGAGCGGGCCGCGGATCCCCTGCGCGCCGCCTTTCAACCCGCGGAATGGCCCGTGCTGCGCGCCATGCTCGCCCGCGGCCTCAACTGCCCCCGCACCACCAGTGCCGGCCGCCTGTTTGACGCCGTGGCCGCGCTGATCGGCCTGCGCCAGCGCGCGCATTTCGAGGGCCAGGCCGCCATGGAGCTGGAATGGGCCGCCGCGCCCTGGACCGGCCAGGCCGCCTATCCCCTGGCCCTGCACGAAGAGGATGGTCTGCTGCTGGCGGACTGGGGGCCGATGGTGGAGGCCATCTTGCAGGCCGTGCGCGCGGGATTGCCAACCGCCCAAATCGCAGGCACATTTCATCAGTCGCTGGTGAATCTCATCGTGGCCGTGGCGCAGCGCGCCGGCCTGGAGCACGTGGCGCTCACCGGCGGCTGTTTCCAGAACCAGCGCCTCACCGAAGGCGCGGTTCAGGCGTTGCGGGCCGCGGGCTTCCGCCCCCTGTGGCATCAGCGCGTGCCGCCCAATGACGGCGGGCTGGCGCTGGGCCAGGCGGTCCTGGGCGCGCAAACTGAAAATCAATGA
- a CDS encoding CoA-binding protein, with translation MKSVAVIGASNNRQKFGNKAVRAFRQQGYTVYPVNPHEPTIEGLRAYPTLGEVPVRPEIISVYVPPPVLLKLLPDIAAKGCDELWLNPGTESDEVLAEAARLKLNVVQACSILAVGMSPESM, from the coding sequence ATGAAAAGTGTCGCAGTCATTGGCGCCTCGAACAACCGCCAAAAATTCGGCAACAAGGCGGTGCGCGCCTTCCGGCAACAGGGTTACACGGTGTATCCCGTCAACCCCCACGAGCCCACCATCGAGGGCCTGCGCGCCTACCCCACCCTCGGGGAGGTGCCGGTGCGGCCGGAGATTATTTCTGTTTATGTCCCGCCGCCCGTTTTGTTAAAATTGCTGCCTGACATCGCCGCCAAGGGCTGCGACGAGCTGTGGCTTAATCCGGGCACCGAGTCGGACGAAGTGCTTGCCGAGGCCGCGCGCTTGAAACTCAACGTGGTGCAGGCCTGCAGCATCCTGGCGGTGGGCATGTCGCCGGAAAGCATGTGA
- a CDS encoding beta-galactosidase encodes MQSIRAVLRTGMLAVLALLGAVGLGAAPAATPFIALADGRGGISISHQGADFLRLGLAAWGPNWAWTGINGSTKAENRTAAGTFTCTIGQARLTLQLAARQTQPNTLQITYALSADRDTALTLFIAEVAPAAAFKGGQLVAETAGKSRTLNLPLPLGPVGDAVSALRFRTPAGAEALLRLEPPIEVAADGAARIVLAKERLAAGNARELNLTLTLPGPVTWYASAEEIPDTDNMAAWYPWRGTGMATNSVLDMSAWLDKPAGRHGRIVRREHQLLYQGQPIKLWGLNLCYNACAPDKALAEKRAALYPRYGINSVRLHKFADGTGWAGIQAEDSAAEYDPAGLDRMDYQIAKFKEAGIYVKLSAHFGTLKMGPADRRDVPFMDEFGQLQGRGGRLSAPHSAFFYSPELQNLHIRQIVNLLRHTNAYTGLAYAKDPAVWAVEIINEQSIFFYTSMQPLQKSATLRRQVGERFSDWLRKKYGSHAGLLKAWGERALDGFQNDGFPAGEHLDKRNLLPLGNPWYWDPAQLNGSQAFRRQRLLDTLEFLYTLQNEAYDRFVAAVRAAGFDGEILGSNWQAGRAFSHYANLHTDYRVGLIDRHNYFGGGSGRTFGAGSMLARPGSGMLSSGLQQVADRPFMLSEWIHVFPNEWGVEGPALLGAYGMGLQGWDASYMFQNGDQATFSRQLGGSEWDVMAPQILGVFPAVARQVLRGDVQEAPPLAVRHVHLPSLFQGKLGFEDSVAQGYDDKELDSAQVPAGALAVARCVVQFTPQWRDTPVFDLKPHLQNDFLVSTTRQLRWKPGNQPTSGFFLMDTPGTKAVVGFAAGQPARLGEVTLTPQSRFAALYVTAVERNATLANARRVLVVALARARNTGMKFSPAGNELLHKGAAPILMEPVRAELQWSGRPIQRVHVLDHNGVRTGQTLPVQNNRVILNGEAEHTPYYEIEF; translated from the coding sequence ATGCAATCCATACGCGCCGTGCTTCGTACCGGAATGTTGGCTGTTCTCGCCCTGCTGGGAGCCGTTGGCCTGGGGGCCGCGCCCGCCGCCACGCCGTTCATTGCCCTGGCCGACGGCCGGGGCGGCATCAGCATCAGCCATCAGGGAGCCGATTTCCTCCGCCTGGGCCTCGCCGCCTGGGGGCCGAATTGGGCCTGGACCGGCATCAACGGCAGCACCAAGGCGGAAAACCGCACCGCCGCCGGCACCTTCACCTGCACCATCGGCCAGGCCAGATTGACGCTCCAACTGGCCGCCCGCCAGACCCAGCCCAACACCCTGCAAATCACCTATGCTTTGAGCGCCGATCGCGATACCGCCCTCACGCTTTTCATTGCCGAAGTGGCCCCCGCCGCCGCCTTCAAGGGCGGCCAGCTCGTGGCCGAGACCGCCGGCAAATCCCGCACCCTGAACCTGCCCCTGCCCCTGGGGCCGGTGGGCGACGCCGTGAGCGCCCTGCGCTTCCGCACCCCCGCCGGCGCCGAAGCCCTCCTGCGTTTGGAGCCGCCCATTGAAGTCGCCGCCGACGGCGCCGCGCGCATCGTGCTGGCCAAAGAACGCCTTGCCGCCGGCAACGCGCGGGAGCTGAACCTCACCCTCACGCTGCCCGGGCCGGTCACCTGGTATGCCAGCGCGGAGGAAATCCCCGACACCGACAACATGGCCGCCTGGTACCCGTGGCGCGGCACCGGCATGGCCACCAATTCCGTGCTGGACATGAGCGCGTGGCTCGACAAGCCGGCCGGCCGCCACGGGCGGATTGTGCGCCGCGAGCATCAGCTCCTTTACCAGGGCCAGCCCATCAAACTGTGGGGCCTTAACCTCTGTTACAACGCCTGCGCCCCCGACAAGGCGCTGGCCGAAAAACGCGCCGCCCTCTATCCCCGCTACGGCATCAACAGCGTCCGCCTGCACAAATTCGCCGACGGCACCGGCTGGGCCGGCATCCAGGCCGAGGACAGCGCGGCCGAATACGATCCCGCCGGCCTGGACCGCATGGATTACCAGATCGCCAAATTCAAGGAAGCCGGCATCTACGTCAAACTCAGCGCCCACTTCGGCACCCTCAAAATGGGCCCGGCCGATCGCCGGGACGTGCCGTTCATGGACGAGTTTGGGCAGCTCCAGGGCCGCGGCGGGCGTCTCAGCGCCCCGCACAGCGCCTTCTTTTACTCCCCGGAGCTGCAGAACCTCCACATCCGCCAGATCGTCAATCTCCTCCGCCATACCAACGCCTACACCGGCCTCGCCTACGCCAAAGATCCGGCCGTCTGGGCCGTCGAAATCATCAATGAACAAAGCATTTTCTTCTACACCTCCATGCAGCCGCTCCAAAAAAGCGCCACCTTGCGCCGCCAGGTGGGCGAGCGGTTCTCCGACTGGCTGCGCAAAAAATATGGCAGCCACGCCGGCCTCCTCAAAGCCTGGGGGGAGCGGGCCCTCGATGGCTTCCAAAATGACGGCTTCCCCGCCGGCGAGCATCTGGACAAACGCAACCTCCTCCCCCTGGGCAATCCGTGGTATTGGGACCCCGCCCAGTTGAACGGCAGCCAGGCTTTCCGCCGCCAGCGCCTGCTCGACACCCTGGAATTCCTCTACACCCTGCAAAACGAAGCCTATGATCGCTTCGTGGCCGCCGTCCGCGCCGCCGGTTTCGACGGCGAAATCCTGGGCAGCAACTGGCAGGCCGGCCGCGCCTTCAGCCACTATGCCAATCTCCACACCGACTACCGCGTGGGCCTGATTGACCGCCACAACTACTTCGGCGGCGGCAGCGGCCGCACCTTTGGCGCCGGCTCCATGCTGGCGCGTCCCGGCTCGGGCATGCTGAGCAGCGGCCTGCAACAGGTGGCTGACCGCCCCTTCATGCTTTCCGAGTGGATTCACGTCTTCCCCAACGAGTGGGGCGTGGAAGGCCCCGCCCTCCTCGGCGCCTACGGCATGGGCCTCCAGGGGTGGGACGCCTCCTACATGTTCCAGAACGGCGACCAGGCCACCTTCAGCCGCCAGTTGGGCGGCAGCGAATGGGACGTCATGGCCCCGCAAATCCTGGGCGTTTTCCCCGCCGTGGCCCGCCAGGTGCTGCGCGGCGACGTGCAGGAGGCGCCGCCCCTGGCCGTCCGCCATGTCCACCTCCCCTCCCTCTTCCAGGGCAAACTGGGCTTCGAAGATTCCGTGGCGCAGGGCTATGATGACAAGGAGCTTGACAGCGCCCAGGTGCCCGCCGGCGCGCTGGCCGTGGCCCGCTGCGTGGTGCAGTTCACCCCCCAATGGCGCGACACCCCCGTGTTTGACCTCAAACCCCACCTCCAAAATGATTTCCTCGTCTCCACCACCCGCCAGCTCCGCTGGAAGCCGGGCAACCAGCCCACCAGCGGCTTCTTTCTCATGGACACCCCCGGCACCAAGGCCGTGGTGGGCTTCGCCGCCGGGCAGCCGGCGCGCCTGGGCGAGGTGACCCTCACGCCGCAATCCAGATTTGCGGCCCTCTATGTCACCGCCGTGGAGCGCAACGCCACCCTGGCCAATGCCCGCCGCGTGCTGGTGGTGGCCCTGGCCCGCGCCCGCAACACCGGCATGAAGTTCAGCCCCGCGGGCAACGAATTGCTTCACAAGGGCGCCGCCCCCATCCTCATGGAGCCGGTCCGCGCTGAGCTGCAATGGAGCGGCCGCCCCATCCAGCGCGTGCATGTGCTCGACCATAACGGCGTGCGCACCGGCCAGACCCTGCCCGTCCAAAACAACCGCGTCATCCTGAACGGCGAAGCCGAACACACACCCTACTACGAAATCGAGTTCTGA
- a CDS encoding DUF4914 family protein has translation MSATNQPSLPFPMPAELAEVLNACPGYVVASSVEQLVDLAAPPPGQDWHEVAYDVPGKGRIVEATVCRVRNGISANYPDPYMRRRDPDCMVIGDNKPTNKPTFRERFGKDFAGLRQETFAWLKTQKLAVFAFVAGPEGKGVDAVAVAPANAGFFALGLALLQGILDVSKLERPFAPRAVIYVAPPFRHTHFEGRQVVVHNRLEHLHEMFSYNLYPGPSAKKGVYGMLLALGEQEGWVAAHCSTVQVITPYDNKITIMHEGASGGGKSEMLEHVHRQRDGTLLLGRNVLTGEDRRLVLPRACELRPVTDDMALCHPSLRHERNKDKLALMDAEQAWFVRINHITRYGVDPHLEELTIHPPRPLLFLNVDAVPNSTALIWEHIQDAPGVPCPNPRVILPRSIVPGIVNGPVTVDVRSFGVRTPPCTQEKPTYGIFGLFHILPPALAWVWRLVAPRGHANPSIVAQEGMSSEGVGSYWPFATGRRVDQANLLLQQILSSPKVRYILVPNQHVGCWQVGFMPQWIAREYLARRGHFRFSKDQIRPARCPLAGYALTSLVLEGQSIAAIFLRVEKQIEVGPEAYDKGAAMLREFFQKQCREFLEPDLHPLGRQIIQCVLDNGSVEDYERLIPHGTVEEAE, from the coding sequence ATGAGTGCAACCAACCAACCCTCCCTCCCCTTCCCCATGCCCGCGGAGCTGGCCGAGGTGCTCAACGCCTGTCCCGGTTATGTGGTCGCCAGCTCAGTGGAGCAACTGGTGGACCTGGCTGCGCCGCCCCCGGGGCAGGACTGGCATGAAGTGGCCTACGATGTGCCCGGCAAGGGACGCATCGTCGAAGCCACGGTGTGCCGCGTGCGCAACGGCATCAGCGCCAACTATCCCGATCCCTACATGCGCCGGCGCGACCCCGATTGCATGGTGATCGGCGACAACAAGCCCACCAACAAACCCACCTTCCGCGAACGCTTCGGCAAGGATTTCGCCGGGCTGCGCCAGGAAACCTTTGCCTGGCTCAAAACCCAGAAGCTGGCCGTGTTTGCCTTCGTCGCCGGCCCGGAGGGCAAGGGGGTGGATGCCGTGGCCGTGGCCCCGGCCAACGCCGGCTTTTTCGCGCTCGGGCTGGCCCTGCTGCAGGGCATCCTGGATGTCTCCAAACTGGAGCGCCCCTTCGCGCCGCGCGCCGTCATCTACGTGGCGCCGCCCTTCCGGCACACCCACTTTGAAGGCCGGCAGGTGGTCGTGCACAACCGCCTGGAGCATCTGCATGAAATGTTCAGTTACAACCTCTATCCTGGTCCCAGCGCCAAGAAAGGGGTCTATGGCATGTTGCTGGCCCTCGGCGAACAGGAGGGCTGGGTGGCCGCCCATTGCTCCACCGTCCAGGTCATCACCCCTTACGACAACAAGATCACCATCATGCACGAGGGCGCCAGCGGCGGCGGCAAGAGCGAAATGCTCGAACACGTCCACCGCCAGCGCGACGGCACCCTCCTGCTCGGGCGCAATGTGCTCACCGGCGAGGACCGCCGCCTGGTCCTGCCCCGCGCCTGCGAATTGCGGCCCGTGACCGATGACATGGCCCTCTGCCATCCCAGCCTGCGCCATGAGCGCAACAAGGATAAACTGGCCCTCATGGACGCCGAGCAGGCCTGGTTCGTGCGCATCAACCACATCACCCGCTACGGCGTGGACCCCCACCTGGAGGAGCTGACCATTCACCCGCCCCGCCCGCTGCTCTTCCTCAACGTGGACGCCGTCCCCAACTCCACCGCCCTGATCTGGGAGCACATTCAGGACGCCCCCGGCGTCCCCTGCCCCAACCCCCGCGTCATTCTGCCGCGCTCCATCGTCCCGGGCATCGTCAACGGCCCGGTCACCGTGGACGTGCGCAGTTTCGGCGTGCGCACTCCACCCTGCACCCAGGAGAAACCCACCTACGGCATCTTCGGCCTCTTCCACATCCTGCCGCCCGCCCTGGCCTGGGTCTGGCGCCTGGTCGCCCCGCGCGGCCATGCCAACCCCAGCATCGTGGCCCAGGAAGGCATGAGCAGCGAGGGCGTCGGCTCCTACTGGCCTTTTGCCACCGGGCGCCGCGTGGACCAGGCCAACCTGCTCCTGCAGCAAATCCTGTCCTCGCCCAAGGTGCGCTACATCCTCGTCCCCAACCAGCACGTCGGCTGCTGGCAGGTGGGCTTCATGCCCCAGTGGATCGCCCGCGAATACCTCGCCCGCCGCGGCCACTTCCGCTTCAGCAAGGACCAGATCCGGCCCGCCCGCTGCCCGCTCGCCGGCTACGCCCTGACCTCGCTCGTCCTCGAAGGCCAAAGCATCGCCGCCATCTTCCTGCGCGTCGAAAAGCAAATCGAGGTCGGCCCGGAGGCGTACGACAAAGGCGCCGCCATGCTGCGGGAGTTCTTCCAGAAACAATGCCGCGAGTTCCTTGAGCCGGATCTGCACCCGCTCGGACGCCAGATCATCCAGTGCGTCCTCGACAACGGCTCCGTGGAAGACTACGAACGCCTCATCCCGCACGGCACCGTGGAAGAAGCCGAATAG
- a CDS encoding HypC/HybG/HupF family hydrogenase formation chaperone encodes MCLAVPGKIVSVAESDTGARMGKVDFGGIAREVSLDFVPEAGVGDYVIVHVGFALSKVDPEEARQVFEYLQQMGELAELHETPPPPSSSSTGGP; translated from the coding sequence ATGTGTCTGGCGGTGCCAGGTAAAATTGTCAGCGTGGCCGAGTCCGATACCGGCGCGCGCATGGGCAAAGTGGACTTCGGCGGCATTGCCCGGGAAGTCAGCCTCGACTTCGTGCCCGAGGCCGGCGTGGGCGATTACGTCATCGTCCATGTCGGCTTCGCCCTGAGCAAGGTGGATCCCGAAGAAGCCCGGCAGGTTTTCGAGTATCTCCAACAAATGGGCGAGCTGGCCGAGCTGCACGAAACGCCGCCGCCGCCCTCCTCCTCTTCCACCGGCGGGCCTTGA